The proteins below are encoded in one region of Aquisphaera giovannonii:
- a CDS encoding acyltransferase family protein — protein MGAELTVSDQAAVLEPWTPETSLASTEAPPAQEARPRASEPRRYDFIDALRCFAILGVIFHHLAPRVPGMPRPLYVLAMQGFEGVQLFFVMSAFTLFLSLDSRTRSDRRPYLDFFIRRFFRIAPLFYAGLAFYTLLDYLTVPGGGRASESLGCFLSTLTFTNGWSPRWINRLVPGGWSIAVEMNFYLLVPFLFKVLKDLRLAAMGSFLALLGAAAFRVVVLRVGPHALGPDSGPLLSTFLYYALPLQLPIFCMGFVLFYVVKGILAGDSRRPRHAVIDSWFLLALSIYIMVAVSFSDVSLLLGHVLYGVAFVLLGWSLALYPNPMLVNGVTRFLGKVSFSAYITHFGILQLLEYAMGRGPFRWIEALSPAPRFVVLAVLTVLGTAAVSAVTYRWIESTGIDLGRQVIRRVEASRARRARGRSPALQASKIVEQLA, from the coding sequence ATGGGGGCAGAATTGACCGTGAGCGATCAGGCTGCAGTTCTCGAACCGTGGACACCTGAGACGTCGTTGGCATCCACGGAAGCCCCGCCCGCGCAGGAAGCCCGGCCCCGAGCCTCAGAGCCCCGGCGATATGATTTCATCGACGCCCTCCGTTGCTTCGCCATCCTGGGGGTCATCTTCCATCACCTCGCGCCCCGCGTACCGGGGATGCCCCGCCCACTGTACGTGCTGGCCATGCAGGGATTCGAGGGTGTCCAGCTCTTCTTCGTGATGAGCGCGTTCACCCTTTTCCTGTCGCTGGACTCGCGGACACGCTCGGACCGGCGACCTTACCTGGATTTCTTCATCCGTCGGTTTTTCCGCATCGCGCCGTTGTTCTACGCGGGACTCGCCTTCTACACGCTGCTGGACTACCTTACCGTGCCGGGAGGTGGACGCGCGTCGGAGTCGCTCGGCTGCTTCCTCTCGACGCTGACCTTCACCAACGGCTGGTCTCCCCGCTGGATCAATCGGCTGGTGCCGGGAGGCTGGTCGATCGCGGTCGAGATGAATTTCTATCTGCTCGTTCCCTTCCTGTTCAAGGTCCTCAAGGACCTGCGTCTGGCGGCGATGGGGAGCTTCCTGGCCCTGCTAGGTGCCGCGGCGTTCCGGGTCGTCGTGCTCCGCGTGGGCCCGCATGCCCTGGGGCCGGACTCCGGGCCACTCCTCTCCACCTTCCTCTACTACGCGCTCCCCTTGCAGCTTCCGATCTTCTGCATGGGATTCGTCCTGTTCTATGTGGTGAAGGGCATCCTGGCCGGCGATAGCCGGCGCCCTCGCCACGCCGTCATCGACTCCTGGTTCCTGCTCGCCCTGAGCATCTACATCATGGTCGCGGTCTCGTTCAGCGACGTCTCCCTCCTCCTCGGGCACGTGCTGTACGGGGTGGCGTTCGTGCTGCTGGGCTGGTCGCTGGCGCTCTACCCCAATCCCATGCTCGTCAACGGCGTGACACGCTTCCTGGGCAAGGTCAGCTTCAGCGCGTACATCACCCACTTCGGCATCCTCCAGCTCCTCGAATACGCGATGGGGCGGGGCCCGTTCAGGTGGATCGAGGCGTTGTCGCCCGCACCGAGGTTCGTCGTGCTGGCCGTGCTCACCGTCCTGGGTACGGCTGCGGTCTCCGCCGTCACCTACCGATGGATCGAATCGACGGGCATCGATCTCGGGCGGCAGGTCATCCGGCGGGTCGAAGCCTCTCGGGCACGTCGGGCCCGCGGACGATCTCCCGCGTTGCAGGCTTCCAAGATCGTGGAACAGCTCGCATGA
- a CDS encoding ExbD/TolR family protein → MLAKQAQADETPFINMTPMVDVILCLLVFFMAATRLYDWDESEFAVNVPEVTDAAPLTAAPDDLVLTVLRPGAVAVGEKTYDLDQLLTFLREARARYVNQGVLIRGEATLAYQDLADVLSACDAAGIRNVRLPVRTRDASEGGRVTPVPTAR, encoded by the coding sequence ATGCTCGCGAAACAGGCCCAGGCGGACGAGACGCCTTTCATCAACATGACGCCCATGGTGGACGTCATCCTCTGCCTGCTGGTCTTCTTCATGGCCGCGACACGGCTGTATGATTGGGACGAGAGCGAGTTCGCCGTCAACGTGCCGGAGGTCACCGACGCCGCCCCGTTGACGGCGGCGCCCGACGACCTGGTGCTGACCGTCCTGCGTCCCGGCGCGGTGGCCGTGGGCGAGAAGACGTACGACCTCGACCAGCTCCTGACGTTCCTGAGGGAAGCCCGGGCGCGGTACGTCAACCAGGGCGTGCTGATCCGCGGCGAGGCGACCCTCGCCTATCAGGACCTCGCCGATGTCCTCTCGGCGTGCGACGCCGCGGGGATCCGAAACGTCCGCCTCCCGGTGCGGACTCGCGATGCGTCCGAAGGGGGGCGGGTGACGCCCGTACCGACGGCCCGCTGA
- a CDS encoding DUF362 domain-containing protein — translation MDETNAKVALIRADRRRGGVAEAMALVDADLRRALSDEPHPLLIPAMDRRAQAHPDVLSALADSVLAGGASEFTVSSVDPRYQAELWGRPAKFTTADILSSDADWSTISWSGPGGDPGELRIPAAAASCRCRIVVGLAGAHKVFRLALGLASLAALVHPADRGFVGGGGGIGPLRGPLVRGWLAMRSISGGMRPTGPERRRLAEVGRATRALAALASHASPSFSVVDAFDAGQGTIVAGADPVAVDAVAAAALGFDPMEIGHLRMAHSLGLGVADLSRITLVGDALVRPRPRLRRDPADRLLRLAATAPMAATLAPPRPHFATVPQSEGSRDAHRV, via the coding sequence TTGGACGAGACGAACGCAAAGGTCGCGCTGATCCGGGCCGATCGCCGCCGCGGGGGCGTCGCCGAGGCGATGGCCCTCGTCGATGCGGACCTCCGGCGGGCCCTCTCGGACGAGCCGCATCCGCTGCTCATCCCGGCCATGGACCGTCGCGCCCAGGCGCACCCGGATGTCCTCTCGGCGCTCGCGGATTCCGTCCTCGCCGGCGGGGCGAGTGAATTCACCGTCTCCTCGGTCGATCCTCGCTACCAGGCGGAACTCTGGGGGCGTCCGGCGAAGTTCACCACCGCCGACATCCTCTCCAGCGACGCGGACTGGAGCACGATCTCGTGGAGCGGGCCCGGCGGCGATCCGGGCGAGCTCCGCATCCCGGCGGCCGCGGCGTCGTGCCGCTGCCGCATCGTCGTGGGACTCGCCGGCGCCCACAAGGTCTTCCGCCTGGCCCTCGGGCTGGCCTCCCTGGCCGCCCTGGTGCATCCCGCCGACCGAGGGTTCGTCGGCGGTGGGGGGGGCATCGGCCCCCTGCGCGGCCCGCTCGTCCGCGGCTGGCTGGCGATGCGTTCCATCTCCGGCGGGATGAGGCCGACCGGCCCGGAACGGCGGCGCCTGGCGGAGGTCGGGCGGGCGACCAGGGCCCTGGCCGCGCTGGCTTCCCACGCCAGTCCATCCTTCAGCGTCGTCGACGCCTTCGACGCGGGTCAGGGCACCATCGTGGCCGGGGCCGACCCCGTGGCCGTGGATGCCGTCGCGGCCGCGGCCCTGGGCTTCGACCCGATGGAGATCGGCCACCTGCGGATGGCCCACTCGCTAGGCCTGGGAGTCGCCGACCTCTCGAGGATCACCCTCGTGGGGGACGCGCTCGTGAGGCCCCGGCCCCGGCTCCGACGCGATCCGGCTGACCGACTGCTCCGCCTCGCCGCGACGGCACCGATGGCCGCAACCCTCGCGCCGCCCCGGCCCCACTTCGCGACGGTCCCGCAGTCCGAGGGCTCGCGCGATGCGCATCGGGTTTGA
- a CDS encoding thioesterase family protein, translating to MRNGLKVGGTAERRFRVELAHAIDLEPGAMPPILSTPWLIWFLEHVAREALAPFLEEGENSVGSHVDVDHLAATPVGEAVRCVARVAHIDGRQVSFQLEAFDDHERIARGFHRRHVVRVDRLARRVEVKMRPLP from the coding sequence ATGCGGAATGGTCTCAAGGTCGGCGGGACGGCCGAGCGGCGATTCAGGGTCGAGCTAGCTCACGCCATCGACCTCGAGCCGGGCGCGATGCCGCCGATCCTGTCCACGCCGTGGCTGATCTGGTTCCTGGAGCACGTCGCCAGGGAAGCGCTGGCGCCGTTCCTGGAGGAAGGCGAGAACTCGGTCGGGTCCCACGTCGACGTGGACCACCTCGCCGCCACGCCCGTCGGCGAAGCCGTCAGGTGTGTCGCCCGGGTTGCCCACATCGACGGCCGCCAGGTCTCGTTTCAGCTTGAGGCCTTCGACGACCACGAGCGGATCGCCCGGGGCTTCCACCGCAGGCACGTCGTCCGCGTGGACCGGCTGGCGCGCCGGGTCGAGGTCAAGATGCGGCCGCTTCCGTGA
- a CDS encoding polyhydroxyalkanoate synthesis regulator DNA-binding domain-containing protein, with translation MAATSAEVVSIRRYPNRRLYDRRARKYITLQDLEDLVLDGKKIEVRDSRTNEDLTRAILTQILLERHPEKMEMFPVAMLHSILQANDLVLEFLRTYLRQSMAILEQIQQPGAAFTPFLAPMDWMRAMIPPNLSFPAVPEAEPARRLEAIDGRIAELEARLRRLEEPSEPAPSASAAGHSASDRSRTIAEESAALDRLEKRLAGLEGKASRRKPKVG, from the coding sequence ATGGCAGCGACCTCGGCGGAGGTGGTCTCGATCCGTCGCTATCCCAATCGACGGCTCTACGATCGCCGGGCCCGGAAGTACATCACGCTCCAGGACCTCGAGGACCTGGTCCTGGACGGCAAGAAGATCGAGGTCCGGGACAGCCGGACGAACGAGGATCTCACGCGCGCCATCCTGACCCAGATCCTCCTGGAGCGGCACCCCGAGAAGATGGAGATGTTCCCCGTGGCCATGCTCCACAGCATCCTCCAGGCCAACGACCTGGTGCTGGAGTTCCTGAGGACCTACCTCCGGCAGTCGATGGCCATCCTCGAGCAGATCCAGCAGCCGGGGGCGGCCTTCACCCCCTTCCTGGCGCCGATGGACTGGATGCGCGCCATGATCCCGCCGAATCTCTCGTTCCCGGCCGTCCCGGAGGCCGAGCCCGCCCGCCGACTGGAGGCGATCGACGGGCGCATCGCCGAGCTGGAAGCCCGGCTGCGGCGGCTGGAGGAGCCCTCGGAGCCCGCGCCCTCCGCGTCTGCGGCGGGCCATTCCGCTTCGGACCGGAGTCGGACCATCGCGGAGGAGTCGGCGGCCCTGGATCGCCTGGAAAAGCGCCTGGCTGGGCTCGAGGGCAAGGCGTCGAGGCGTAAGCCCAAGGTCGGCTGA
- a CDS encoding vWA domain-containing protein has translation MRLSLTLLLGEILVFGPAALAQDDPAGQVKDAAGSKPTIELVFVIDTTGSMAGLIEGAKEKVWGIVNDVMKAPSRPEVRMGLVAYRDRGDAYVTQVTPITRDLDRVYNTLMGFRAEGGGDGPENVRRALADGVHKAGWSPRSANTAQILFLVGDAPPHDDYADEPDTVASASEAVKAGILVNTIQCGREAGTSEVWQRISRAGEGRYFAIAQDGGVAAIATPYDEELSRLGSRSGGTYMAYGGMMGGMGGMRATEFRKDRAAAQRHLEADFAARAPKSAQADRALNKAINAAAYDESDLVQAVESGKVKLDAVKAEDLPDDLQKLSPEDRKKVVEKKIEERKAIREKILELSKKRDAFIQQEREKQAARKPAGFDEAVSAALKEQIARRAPKP, from the coding sequence ATGCGCCTTTCGCTGACTCTGCTGCTTGGCGAGATCCTGGTGTTCGGCCCGGCGGCGTTGGCCCAGGACGACCCTGCCGGCCAGGTGAAGGACGCCGCGGGGAGCAAGCCGACCATCGAGCTGGTCTTCGTCATCGACACGACCGGCTCGATGGCCGGGCTGATCGAGGGCGCCAAGGAGAAGGTCTGGGGCATCGTCAACGACGTGATGAAGGCACCGTCCAGGCCGGAGGTGCGGATGGGCCTGGTCGCCTATCGCGACCGCGGCGACGCCTACGTCACGCAGGTCACGCCGATCACGCGGGACCTCGACCGCGTCTACAACACGCTCATGGGATTCAGGGCGGAGGGGGGCGGCGACGGGCCGGAGAATGTCCGCCGGGCACTCGCCGATGGCGTCCACAAAGCCGGCTGGTCCCCGCGCTCGGCGAACACCGCCCAGATCCTGTTCCTGGTCGGGGACGCCCCGCCTCACGACGACTACGCGGACGAGCCGGACACCGTCGCCTCGGCCTCGGAGGCCGTGAAGGCCGGCATCCTCGTCAATACGATCCAGTGCGGCCGCGAGGCGGGGACCTCGGAGGTCTGGCAGAGGATCAGCCGCGCCGGCGAGGGTCGCTACTTCGCCATCGCCCAGGACGGCGGAGTTGCGGCCATCGCGACGCCCTACGACGAGGAGCTCTCCCGGCTCGGCAGCCGGTCGGGGGGGACATACATGGCCTACGGCGGGATGATGGGCGGCATGGGAGGCATGCGCGCAACCGAGTTCCGGAAAGACAGGGCGGCGGCCCAGCGGCACCTCGAAGCCGACTTCGCCGCTCGTGCGCCCAAATCCGCTCAGGCCGACCGTGCCCTGAACAAGGCCATCAACGCCGCGGCCTACGATGAGAGCGACCTCGTGCAGGCCGTGGAGAGCGGCAAGGTGAAACTGGACGCCGTGAAGGCCGAGGACCTGCCCGACGACCTCCAGAAGCTCTCCCCGGAGGACCGCAAGAAAGTTGTGGAGAAGAAGATCGAGGAACGCAAGGCGATCCGCGAGAAGATCCTTGAGCTCTCCAAGAAGCGTGACGCCTTCATCCAGCAGGAGCGGGAGAAGCAGGCGGCGCGCAAGCCCGCAGGCTTCGACGAAGCCGTGAGCGCCGCGCTGAAGGAGCAGATCGCTCGCCGGGCCCCGAAACCATGA
- a CDS encoding DedA family protein, with translation MDLLKQLFDALIHLSPDSVNHLAEQVGPGLYVILFAIVFAETGLVVTPFLPGDSLLFAVGAVAASATSPISIGLTSTLLIVAAVLGDAVNYAAGHYIGPRVFSREDSWLLNRKHLLEAQRFYEQYGGLTIILARFMPIIRTFAPFVAGIGRMSYPRFALYNVTGGIAWVLLFLLGGWWFGAQEIVKKNFHLVIFAIIFISVLPPIVQYLINRSRSRSVKGLAEAVPASAPAVEE, from the coding sequence ATGGACCTTCTGAAGCAACTGTTCGACGCCCTGATCCACCTGAGCCCGGACTCGGTCAATCACCTGGCGGAGCAGGTCGGGCCGGGGCTTTACGTGATACTCTTCGCGATCGTCTTCGCGGAGACGGGCCTGGTGGTGACGCCGTTCCTGCCCGGGGATTCGCTCCTCTTCGCCGTCGGGGCGGTGGCCGCCTCCGCCACCTCCCCTATCAGCATCGGCCTCACGTCCACGCTGCTGATCGTGGCGGCCGTGCTGGGCGACGCCGTCAACTATGCGGCTGGGCACTACATCGGGCCCAGGGTGTTCTCCCGCGAGGACTCGTGGCTGCTCAACCGCAAGCACCTGCTGGAGGCCCAGCGGTTCTACGAGCAATACGGCGGCCTGACGATCATCCTCGCTCGGTTCATGCCCATCATCCGGACCTTCGCGCCATTCGTCGCCGGCATCGGCAGGATGTCGTACCCGAGGTTCGCGCTCTACAACGTGACGGGCGGGATCGCATGGGTGCTCCTCTTCCTCCTGGGCGGCTGGTGGTTCGGCGCCCAGGAGATCGTGAAGAAGAATTTCCACCTCGTCATCTTCGCCATCATCTTCATCTCGGTCCTGCCGCCGATCGTCCAGTACCTGATCAACCGGTCGAGGAGCCGATCGGTGAAGGGCCTGGCGGAAGCGGTCCCGGCGTCCGCGCCGGCCGTCGAGGAATGA
- a CDS encoding glycosyltransferase family 2 protein has protein sequence MDDVPAGPASPEPRRPPLSVVIPVRNGGLDFERCLRRLLESSWSGFELIVVDDGSSDGSAALARDRGAIVARNDRPLGPAAARNQGAQLASAPLIFFLDADVAVHPDALARAMARFARDPGLTALFGSYDDKPSAPGLVSRFRNLLHHHVHQQGAFEDDARPAHTFWTGCGLIRRDVFLDFGGFDPRLYPRPAIEDIELGYRLTRAGHRIVLARDVLATHMKRWTIPEMVRTDIFCRGVPWTLLMKRSRTVESDLNVKPAQKVCVILTAMVILSLPAMAMTRWASVAAAVGAAGVVALNRDFYGFLARTRGGRFAAGALPVHLVYYSCCGCSVIIALFEWHILGRLGGTAAAGAGGARLDRGEAGVPRPFLVRLAGRLARWTRRTQRSR, from the coding sequence ATGGACGATGTCCCCGCCGGTCCGGCGAGCCCGGAGCCGCGGAGGCCACCGCTCTCGGTCGTGATCCCCGTGCGCAACGGGGGCCTCGACTTCGAGCGATGCCTCCGGCGGCTCCTCGAGTCCTCCTGGTCGGGCTTCGAGCTGATCGTCGTGGACGACGGCTCCAGCGACGGCTCGGCCGCGTTGGCCCGCGACCGGGGCGCGATCGTCGCCCGCAACGACAGACCGCTCGGCCCGGCCGCCGCCCGCAATCAGGGTGCGCAGCTCGCCTCCGCGCCGCTGATCTTCTTCCTGGACGCGGACGTCGCCGTCCACCCCGATGCCCTGGCCCGCGCCATGGCGCGATTCGCCCGCGATCCGGGCCTGACGGCGCTCTTCGGCTCCTACGACGACAAGCCCTCGGCGCCAGGGCTCGTCAGCCGGTTCCGCAACCTGCTCCACCACCACGTCCATCAGCAGGGGGCCTTCGAGGACGACGCCCGCCCCGCGCACACCTTCTGGACCGGCTGCGGGCTGATCCGGCGGGATGTCTTCCTCGACTTCGGCGGCTTCGACCCCAGGCTCTACCCGAGGCCCGCCATCGAGGACATCGAGCTGGGCTATCGCCTCACCCGCGCGGGACATCGGATCGTCCTGGCCAGGGACGTACTGGCCACGCACATGAAGCGCTGGACGATCCCGGAGATGGTCCGCACGGACATCTTCTGCCGGGGTGTCCCCTGGACGCTGCTGATGAAGCGGAGCCGGACGGTCGAGTCCGACCTCAATGTGAAGCCGGCCCAGAAGGTCTGCGTCATCCTCACGGCGATGGTGATCCTCTCGCTCCCCGCGATGGCCATGACCCGCTGGGCGTCGGTCGCGGCGGCGGTGGGGGCCGCCGGGGTGGTCGCCCTCAATCGCGACTTCTACGGATTCCTGGCGAGGACCCGGGGCGGCCGGTTCGCCGCCGGGGCGCTGCCCGTGCACCTCGTCTACTACAGCTGCTGCGGCTGTTCGGTGATCATCGCCCTCTTCGAGTGGCACATCCTGGGAAGGCTCGGCGGCACCGCCGCGGCCGGGGCCGGAGGCGCGCGGCTGGACCGCGGCGAGGCCGGCGTCCCCCGCCCGTTCCTGGTGCGGCTGGCCGGGAGGCTGGCACGTTGGACGAGACGAACGCAAAGGTCGCGCTGA
- a CDS encoding RNA polymerase sigma factor: MLFRANHGTPEEVSDALKLMMLRYSGAVHRYFLKTVRDPDEVKELDQEFALRFLKGSFLKYDPAIGRFRDYVRGAVRNLMLDYHRRKSSSKKRTRPLDTDLSLSLVGEQGLARLDEQVDQAWRDDLLDRAWDSLLEFENRTGQPYHTVLKHRVRYPDQKSAQMAEDLSPILGRTLSGGAVRQLLQRARDRWANSLIEEVKLSLDAPTRESVEQELADLKLLHLCKPVLDRMDADRAGSRPSGST, encoded by the coding sequence ATGCTTTTCCGGGCGAACCACGGGACGCCGGAAGAGGTCAGCGACGCGCTCAAGTTGATGATGCTCCGCTATTCCGGGGCTGTGCACCGCTACTTCCTGAAGACCGTTCGCGACCCCGACGAGGTCAAGGAGCTGGATCAGGAGTTCGCCCTCCGCTTCTTGAAGGGCAGCTTCCTGAAGTACGATCCAGCGATCGGCCGGTTCCGCGATTACGTGCGAGGCGCGGTCCGGAACCTGATGCTCGATTACCACCGGCGCAAGTCCAGTTCGAAGAAGAGGACCCGGCCGCTCGATACCGACCTGAGCCTGTCGCTCGTCGGCGAGCAGGGCCTGGCGAGGCTGGATGAGCAGGTGGACCAGGCGTGGCGCGACGACCTGCTGGACCGTGCCTGGGACTCGCTCCTCGAGTTCGAGAACCGGACCGGCCAACCCTATCACACGGTCCTGAAGCACCGAGTCCGCTATCCGGACCAGAAATCAGCCCAGATGGCCGAGGACCTCTCCCCCATCCTGGGACGCACGCTATCCGGCGGGGCCGTCCGGCAGCTCCTCCAGCGGGCCCGAGACAGGTGGGCCAACTCCTTGATTGAGGAGGTGAAGCTGAGCCTGGACGCGCCCACCCGAGAGTCGGTCGAGCAGGAGTTGGCCGACCTCAAGCTCCTCCACCTCTGCAAGCCGGTCCTAGACCGTATGGACGCCGATCGGGCAGGGAGCCGTCCTTCCGGCTCGACGTGA
- a CDS encoding sigma-70 family RNA polymerase sigma factor: protein MASHDLLNYDGPSAAILNRDDVRVLTPEEERALLVELQECKTSLVESWDNPRNPRVGPPSPVTAEDGEEVQDFVRRVLRADGIVRDEGKELAAIAARYDEIRTKLAMANVRLVAHVVRKYRNRGVSSSDLLQEGFCGLLKAIDRFEPSKETRLASYAVWWIRQTVQRAVAAGAYPVRLNPRHLQQLADSNEDLAGKKSGSREASRSGGSQATIRQIHAATRPTISLDATAGAGRDTSLLSQLAYPMEEDVHDPEMDEYLMAMMNHLKPREQTVLQLRFGLGGRECHSLSQVSVMLDVSKERIRQIQETALRKLRGMAEEHACLAVGH from the coding sequence ATGGCCTCGCACGACCTCCTGAATTACGACGGGCCTAGCGCCGCAATCCTCAATCGCGACGACGTCCGCGTGCTGACCCCCGAGGAGGAGCGGGCGCTCCTGGTCGAGCTCCAGGAGTGCAAGACATCGCTCGTCGAGTCCTGGGATAACCCCCGGAACCCGCGGGTCGGCCCGCCTTCGCCGGTGACCGCGGAGGACGGCGAGGAGGTCCAGGACTTCGTCCGCCGGGTACTCCGGGCGGACGGCATCGTCCGCGACGAGGGCAAGGAGCTGGCCGCCATCGCGGCACGATACGACGAGATCCGGACCAAGCTGGCGATGGCCAACGTCCGGCTGGTGGCGCACGTCGTCCGCAAGTACCGCAATCGGGGCGTCTCGAGCTCCGACCTGCTCCAGGAGGGCTTCTGCGGACTACTGAAGGCGATCGATCGTTTCGAGCCGTCCAAGGAGACCCGACTGGCGTCGTACGCGGTCTGGTGGATCCGGCAGACGGTGCAGCGGGCGGTTGCGGCGGGCGCGTATCCGGTCCGACTCAACCCTCGCCATCTCCAGCAGCTTGCCGATAGCAACGAGGATCTCGCCGGGAAGAAGTCCGGCAGCCGGGAGGCCTCCCGCTCCGGCGGGTCCCAGGCGACCATCCGGCAGATCCATGCGGCGACGCGCCCGACGATCTCGCTCGACGCGACCGCGGGCGCCGGCCGGGATACGAGCCTGCTCTCCCAGCTCGCCTATCCCATGGAGGAAGACGTGCACGACCCTGAGATGGACGAGTATCTCATGGCGATGATGAACCACCTGAAGCCTCGCGAGCAGACCGTGCTGCAACTGCGGTTCGGCCTCGGGGGGCGGGAATGCCACTCGCTGAGCCAGGTGAGCGTCATGCTCGACGTGTCCAAGGAGCGGATTCGACAGATCCAGGAGACCGCCCTTCGCAAGCTCCGGGGCATGGCCGAGGAGCATGCCTGCCTCGCGGTCGGGCACTGA
- a CDS encoding type II toxin-antitoxin system Phd/YefM family antitoxin: MPEKLPESPVRIIGSRELHQNLPVILRELENDTVRYVLTVHGKPRAVLVGAESYLNLIVDGKQTSEAVVGLQLTALLGGKLDSHSLDDLERALGRPTE, translated from the coding sequence ATGCCCGAGAAGTTACCCGAGTCTCCGGTCCGGATCATCGGCAGCCGGGAGTTGCATCAGAATCTGCCCGTGATCCTCCGGGAGCTGGAGAATGACACGGTCCGCTACGTCCTGACCGTCCACGGGAAGCCGCGTGCCGTCCTCGTCGGCGCCGAGTCGTACCTGAATCTGATCGTGGACGGCAAGCAGACGAGCGAGGCGGTCGTGGGCCTCCAGCTCACCGCCCTGCTCGGCGGCAAGCTGGATTCGCACTCCCTGGACGACCTCGAGCGGGCCCTCGGTCGGCCGACCGAGTAG
- a CDS encoding MotA/TolQ/ExbB proton channel family protein, giving the protein MNRPIARSQARALSAWLLAMALAATGLNAQDAAKPASDPPAPQRTGADSVGPESRGVDPKGPEKAALPGKPGVDRGSVLKLLFQANPMLWPLAACSIFTVGVALERLLALRRKRVVPPEFANRLVERLEAGKLDRERALELCRANESPASRAFASALKSWGLPGSAIRQNVSFDAAGEVIEMKRNLRLLSGMATLGPLLGLLGTVVGIIQSFDALGGRMGPSRGEALAQGISLALVATAFGLCIAIFAVVLYYFLLNRVDVLVRELDDRTRQVIDLISAESLRPGGMERRHAPLPPPDTLRQETRVF; this is encoded by the coding sequence ATGAACAGACCGATCGCGCGATCGCAGGCCCGGGCGCTGTCCGCCTGGCTCCTCGCGATGGCCCTCGCGGCGACCGGACTGAACGCACAGGACGCGGCGAAGCCCGCGAGTGATCCGCCCGCGCCCCAACGGACCGGGGCGGATTCGGTGGGACCCGAGTCCAGGGGCGTGGATCCGAAGGGCCCGGAGAAGGCGGCCTTGCCGGGCAAGCCCGGCGTGGACCGCGGAAGCGTGCTGAAGCTGCTCTTCCAGGCCAACCCCATGCTCTGGCCGCTGGCGGCCTGCTCCATCTTCACCGTCGGCGTGGCCCTGGAACGGCTCCTGGCCCTGCGGCGGAAGCGGGTGGTCCCGCCGGAATTCGCGAACCGGCTGGTCGAGCGGCTGGAGGCCGGCAAGCTCGACCGCGAGCGGGCGCTGGAGCTCTGCCGGGCGAACGAGAGCCCCGCGTCCCGCGCCTTCGCCTCGGCCCTGAAGTCGTGGGGCCTGCCGGGCTCGGCCATCCGCCAGAACGTCAGCTTCGATGCGGCCGGCGAGGTCATCGAGATGAAGCGGAACCTCCGCCTGCTGAGCGGCATGGCGACCCTCGGGCCGTTGCTAGGGCTGCTCGGGACGGTGGTCGGGATCATCCAATCGTTCGACGCCCTGGGCGGGCGGATGGGCCCTTCGCGGGGGGAGGCGCTGGCCCAGGGCATCAGCCTGGCGCTCGTCGCCACGGCGTTCGGGCTGTGCATCGCCATCTTCGCGGTGGTGCTCTACTACTTCCTCCTCAATCGGGTGGATGTCCTCGTCCGCGAGCTGGACGACCGCACGCGCCAGGTCATCGACCTCATCTCGGCCGAGTCGCTGCGACCCGGCGGCATGGAGCGGAGGCACGCCCCCCTGCCCCCGCCCGACACGCTCCGACAGGAGACGCGGGTCTTCTGA